A stretch of DNA from Bacillaceae bacterium S4-13-56:
CGTGCCATTAGTGGATAAACAGTACCAGATCCATCAATGATCACTGTGCCTTCAAGATTTTCTTCTGAATCATCCACATTGTTTTCCGCTGAGCCTTCATTATTACTTTGATTTTCTTCTGATCCATTATTGCTTTCGT
This window harbors:
- a CDS encoding phosphate ABC transporter phosphate-binding protein, with the translated sequence MSQFKKLGLILVLTALAMFTVACGQDTENAQGENESNNGSEENQSNNEGSAENNVDDSEENLEGTVIIDGSGTVYPLMAR